A region from the Zonotrichia leucophrys gambelii isolate GWCS_2022_RI chromosome Z, RI_Zleu_2.0, whole genome shotgun sequence genome encodes:
- the LOC135459485 gene encoding uncharacterized protein LOC135459485 isoform X4 encodes MASRSRPNEELWRELCRRLAAAGYERTVAQCRSKWKALKQAFHSERERRRRAELRSALLPPHFRAMRSIWKAAGQPVSGKRRMPVVRRLSSRRRRSAPAPRPPSSPEPPEHDVGSDTPSMLPSPMLQHANDEPESSAGGKHVAGAPPTARAMPHTCCCVSSLSLLGFPGETSLGMGRGNQVLPLAAAATGSHETAATSEQPAAGEDASDTSLHDPRVKGLVLCLQRQVVHVLYTFCQQQKAFLENVFHNLGQGESGVPCCPGALQTSSDPKENPQLSSDGRCAPA; translated from the exons ATGGCCTCCAGGTCGCGACCCAACGAGGAGCTGTGGCGGGAGCTCTGCCGGAGGCTAGCGGCCGCCGGCTACGAGCGCACCGTGGCGCAGTGCCGCTCCAAGTGGAAGGCGCTCAAGCAGGCTTTCCACTCGGAGCGGGAGAGGCGCCGTCGGGCAGAACTGCGCTCGGCTCTGCTGCCGCCACACTTCCGAGCCATGAGGAGCATCTGGAAGGCGGCGGGGCAGCCCGTGTCTGGCAAACGGAGGATGCCAG TCGTGAGGAGGCTGTCGTCCAGAAGGCGAAGGTCAGCTCCTGCCCCACGCCCTCCTTCCTCACCAGAGCCACCAG AGCACGACGTTGGCAGCGACACCCCCAGCATGCTGCCGTCACCGATGCTGCAGCATGCCAATGACGAGCCAGAGAGCT cagctggtggGAAACACGTTGCTGGAGCGCCACCCACAGCCCGTGCCATGCCAC ACACCTGTTGCTGCgtctcttccctctccctcctgg GTTTTCCTGGTGAGACGTCCCTGGGGATGGGAAGAGGAAACCAAGTGCTgccactggctgctgcagccacaggctcccacgagacagcagccacaagtgagcagccagcagcaggtgaAGATGCATCAGACACAAGCCTGCATG ATCCTCGCGTGAAAGGCTTGGTCCTGTGTCTCCAGCGTCAAGTGGTGCATGTCCTGTACACattctgtcagcagcagaaggcaTTTCTGGAGAACGTCTTCCACAACCTCGGGCAG GGTGAGTCTGGAGTGCCCTGCTGCCCCGGTGCTCTTCAGACTTCCTCGGATCCCAAAGAGAACCCTCAGCTGTCCTCTGATGGCAGGTGCGCCCCCGCCTGA
- the LOC135459485 gene encoding uncharacterized protein LOC135459485 isoform X5, with protein sequence MASRSRPNEELWRELCRRLAAAGYERTVAQCRSKWKALKQAFHSERERRRRAELRSALLPPHFRAMRSIWKAAGQPVSGKRRMPVVRRLSSRRRRSAPAPRPPSSPEPPEHDVGSDTPSMLPSPMLQHANDEPESSGGKHVAGAPPTARAMPHTCCCVSSLSLLGFPGETSLGMGRGNQVLPLAAAATGSHETAATSEQPAAGEDASDTSLHDPRVKGLVLCLQRQVVHVLYTFCQQQKAFLENVFHNLGQGESGVPCCPGALQTSSDPKENPQLSSDGRCAPA encoded by the exons ATGGCCTCCAGGTCGCGACCCAACGAGGAGCTGTGGCGGGAGCTCTGCCGGAGGCTAGCGGCCGCCGGCTACGAGCGCACCGTGGCGCAGTGCCGCTCCAAGTGGAAGGCGCTCAAGCAGGCTTTCCACTCGGAGCGGGAGAGGCGCCGTCGGGCAGAACTGCGCTCGGCTCTGCTGCCGCCACACTTCCGAGCCATGAGGAGCATCTGGAAGGCGGCGGGGCAGCCCGTGTCTGGCAAACGGAGGATGCCAG TCGTGAGGAGGCTGTCGTCCAGAAGGCGAAGGTCAGCTCCTGCCCCACGCCCTCCTTCCTCACCAGAGCCACCAG AGCACGACGTTGGCAGCGACACCCCCAGCATGCTGCCGTCACCGATGCTGCAGCATGCCAATGACGAGCCAGAGAGCT ctggtggGAAACACGTTGCTGGAGCGCCACCCACAGCCCGTGCCATGCCAC ACACCTGTTGCTGCgtctcttccctctccctcctgg GTTTTCCTGGTGAGACGTCCCTGGGGATGGGAAGAGGAAACCAAGTGCTgccactggctgctgcagccacaggctcccacgagacagcagccacaagtgagcagccagcagcaggtgaAGATGCATCAGACACAAGCCTGCATG ATCCTCGCGTGAAAGGCTTGGTCCTGTGTCTCCAGCGTCAAGTGGTGCATGTCCTGTACACattctgtcagcagcagaaggcaTTTCTGGAGAACGTCTTCCACAACCTCGGGCAG GGTGAGTCTGGAGTGCCCTGCTGCCCCGGTGCTCTTCAGACTTCCTCGGATCCCAAAGAGAACCCTCAGCTGTCCTCTGATGGCAGGTGCGCCCCCGCCTGA
- the LOC135459485 gene encoding uncharacterized protein LOC135459485 isoform X8 — protein MASRSRPNEELWRELCRRLAAAGYERTVAQCRSKWKALKQAFHSERERRRRAELRSALLPPHFRAMRSIWKAAGQPVSGKRRMPVVRRLSSRRRRSAPAPRPPSSPEPPEHDVGSDTPSMLPSPMLQHANDEPESCFPGETSLGMGRGNQVLPLAAAATGSHETAATSEQPAAGEDASDTSLHDPRVKGLVLCLQRQVVHVLYTFCQQQKAFLENVFHNLGQGESGVPCCPGALQTSSDPKENPQLSSDGRCAPA, from the exons ATGGCCTCCAGGTCGCGACCCAACGAGGAGCTGTGGCGGGAGCTCTGCCGGAGGCTAGCGGCCGCCGGCTACGAGCGCACCGTGGCGCAGTGCCGCTCCAAGTGGAAGGCGCTCAAGCAGGCTTTCCACTCGGAGCGGGAGAGGCGCCGTCGGGCAGAACTGCGCTCGGCTCTGCTGCCGCCACACTTCCGAGCCATGAGGAGCATCTGGAAGGCGGCGGGGCAGCCCGTGTCTGGCAAACGGAGGATGCCAG TCGTGAGGAGGCTGTCGTCCAGAAGGCGAAGGTCAGCTCCTGCCCCACGCCCTCCTTCCTCACCAGAGCCACCAG AGCACGACGTTGGCAGCGACACCCCCAGCATGCTGCCGTCACCGATGCTGCAGCATGCCAATGACGAGCCAGAGAGCT GTTTTCCTGGTGAGACGTCCCTGGGGATGGGAAGAGGAAACCAAGTGCTgccactggctgctgcagccacaggctcccacgagacagcagccacaagtgagcagccagcagcaggtgaAGATGCATCAGACACAAGCCTGCATG ATCCTCGCGTGAAAGGCTTGGTCCTGTGTCTCCAGCGTCAAGTGGTGCATGTCCTGTACACattctgtcagcagcagaaggcaTTTCTGGAGAACGTCTTCCACAACCTCGGGCAG GGTGAGTCTGGAGTGCCCTGCTGCCCCGGTGCTCTTCAGACTTCCTCGGATCCCAAAGAGAACCCTCAGCTGTCCTCTGATGGCAGGTGCGCCCCCGCCTGA
- the LOC135459485 gene encoding uncharacterized protein LOC135459485 isoform X6, protein MASRSRPNEELWRELCRRLAAAGYERTVAQCRSKWKALKQAFHSERERRRRAELRSALLPPHFRAMRSIWKAAGQPVSGKRRMPVVRRLSSRRRRSAPAPRPPSSPEPPEHDVGSDTPSMLPSPMLQHANDEPESSAGGKHVAGAPPTARAMPHTCCCVSSLSLLGFPGETSLGMGRGNQVLPLAAAATGSHETAATSEQPAADPRVKGLVLCLQRQVVHVLYTFCQQQKAFLENVFHNLGQGESGVPCCPGALQTSSDPKENPQLSSDGRCAPA, encoded by the exons ATGGCCTCCAGGTCGCGACCCAACGAGGAGCTGTGGCGGGAGCTCTGCCGGAGGCTAGCGGCCGCCGGCTACGAGCGCACCGTGGCGCAGTGCCGCTCCAAGTGGAAGGCGCTCAAGCAGGCTTTCCACTCGGAGCGGGAGAGGCGCCGTCGGGCAGAACTGCGCTCGGCTCTGCTGCCGCCACACTTCCGAGCCATGAGGAGCATCTGGAAGGCGGCGGGGCAGCCCGTGTCTGGCAAACGGAGGATGCCAG TCGTGAGGAGGCTGTCGTCCAGAAGGCGAAGGTCAGCTCCTGCCCCACGCCCTCCTTCCTCACCAGAGCCACCAG AGCACGACGTTGGCAGCGACACCCCCAGCATGCTGCCGTCACCGATGCTGCAGCATGCCAATGACGAGCCAGAGAGCT cagctggtggGAAACACGTTGCTGGAGCGCCACCCACAGCCCGTGCCATGCCAC ACACCTGTTGCTGCgtctcttccctctccctcctgg GTTTTCCTGGTGAGACGTCCCTGGGGATGGGAAGAGGAAACCAAGTGCTgccactggctgctgcagccacaggctcccacgagacagcagccacaagtgagcagccagcagcag ATCCTCGCGTGAAAGGCTTGGTCCTGTGTCTCCAGCGTCAAGTGGTGCATGTCCTGTACACattctgtcagcagcagaaggcaTTTCTGGAGAACGTCTTCCACAACCTCGGGCAG GGTGAGTCTGGAGTGCCCTGCTGCCCCGGTGCTCTTCAGACTTCCTCGGATCCCAAAGAGAACCCTCAGCTGTCCTCTGATGGCAGGTGCGCCCCCGCCTGA
- the LOC135459485 gene encoding uncharacterized protein LOC135459485 isoform X9: MASRSRPNEELWRELCRRLAAAGYERTVAQCRSKWKALKQAFHSERERRRRAELRSALLPPHFRAMRSIWKAAGQPVSGKRRMPVVRRLSSRRRRSAPAPRPPSSPEPPEHDVGSDTPSMLPSPMLQHANDEPESCFPGETSLGMGRGNQVLPLAAAATGSHETAATSEQPAADPRVKGLVLCLQRQVVHVLYTFCQQQKAFLENVFHNLGQGESGVPCCPGALQTSSDPKENPQLSSDGRCAPA, from the exons ATGGCCTCCAGGTCGCGACCCAACGAGGAGCTGTGGCGGGAGCTCTGCCGGAGGCTAGCGGCCGCCGGCTACGAGCGCACCGTGGCGCAGTGCCGCTCCAAGTGGAAGGCGCTCAAGCAGGCTTTCCACTCGGAGCGGGAGAGGCGCCGTCGGGCAGAACTGCGCTCGGCTCTGCTGCCGCCACACTTCCGAGCCATGAGGAGCATCTGGAAGGCGGCGGGGCAGCCCGTGTCTGGCAAACGGAGGATGCCAG TCGTGAGGAGGCTGTCGTCCAGAAGGCGAAGGTCAGCTCCTGCCCCACGCCCTCCTTCCTCACCAGAGCCACCAG AGCACGACGTTGGCAGCGACACCCCCAGCATGCTGCCGTCACCGATGCTGCAGCATGCCAATGACGAGCCAGAGAGCT GTTTTCCTGGTGAGACGTCCCTGGGGATGGGAAGAGGAAACCAAGTGCTgccactggctgctgcagccacaggctcccacgagacagcagccacaagtgagcagccagcagcag ATCCTCGCGTGAAAGGCTTGGTCCTGTGTCTCCAGCGTCAAGTGGTGCATGTCCTGTACACattctgtcagcagcagaaggcaTTTCTGGAGAACGTCTTCCACAACCTCGGGCAG GGTGAGTCTGGAGTGCCCTGCTGCCCCGGTGCTCTTCAGACTTCCTCGGATCCCAAAGAGAACCCTCAGCTGTCCTCTGATGGCAGGTGCGCCCCCGCCTGA
- the LOC135459485 gene encoding uncharacterized protein LOC135459485 isoform X7 — translation MPGSVDGLLFPLVVRRLSSRRRRSAPAPRPPSSPEPPEHDVGSDTPSMLPSPMLQHANDEPESSAGGKHVAGAPPTARAMPHTCCCVSSLSLLGEYHAPATMLVCPGARGGCSSQAGSALLPSCHTDLMQKGAKGKASFPGETSLGMGRGNQVLPLAAAATGSHETAATSEQPAAGEDASDTSLHDPRVKGLVLCLQRQVVHVLYTFCQQQKAFLENVFHNLGQGESGVPCCPGALQTSSDPKENPQLSSDGRCAPA, via the exons ATGCCAG GGTCTGTTGATGGTCTTCTTTTTCCGCTAGTCGTGAGGAGGCTGTCGTCCAGAAGGCGAAGGTCAGCTCCTGCCCCACGCCCTCCTTCCTCACCAGAGCCACCAG AGCACGACGTTGGCAGCGACACCCCCAGCATGCTGCCGTCACCGATGCTGCAGCATGCCAATGACGAGCCAGAGAGCT cagctggtggGAAACACGTTGCTGGAGCGCCACCCACAGCCCGTGCCATGCCAC ACACCTGTTGCTGCgtctcttccctctccctcctgggtGAGTACCATGCCCCAGCTACCATGCTTGTGTGCCCTGGCGCAAGAGGTGGCTGCAGCTCACAGGCTGGGTCTGCTCTCCTTCCAAGCTGTCACACTGACCTGATGCAGAAAGGAGCTAAGGGAAAGGCCA GTTTTCCTGGTGAGACGTCCCTGGGGATGGGAAGAGGAAACCAAGTGCTgccactggctgctgcagccacaggctcccacgagacagcagccacaagtgagcagccagcagcaggtgaAGATGCATCAGACACAAGCCTGCATG ATCCTCGCGTGAAAGGCTTGGTCCTGTGTCTCCAGCGTCAAGTGGTGCATGTCCTGTACACattctgtcagcagcagaaggcaTTTCTGGAGAACGTCTTCCACAACCTCGGGCAG GGTGAGTCTGGAGTGCCCTGCTGCCCCGGTGCTCTTCAGACTTCCTCGGATCCCAAAGAGAACCCTCAGCTGTCCTCTGATGGCAGGTGCGCCCCCGCCTGA
- the LOC135459485 gene encoding uncharacterized protein LOC135459485 isoform X3 — protein MASRSRPNEELWRELCRRLAAAGYERTVAQCRSKWKALKQAFHSERERRRRAELRSALLPPHFRAMRSIWKAAGQPVSGKRRMPVVRRLSSRRRRSAPAPRPPSSPEPPEHDVGSDTPSMLPSPMLQHANDEPESSAGGKHVAGAPPTARAMPHTCCCVSSLSLLGEYHAPATMLVCPGARGGCSSQAGSALLPSCHTDLMQKGAKGKASFPGETSLGMGRGNQVLPLAAAATGSHETAATSEQPAADPRVKGLVLCLQRQVVHVLYTFCQQQKAFLENVFHNLGQGESGVPCCPGALQTSSDPKENPQLSSDGRCAPA, from the exons ATGGCCTCCAGGTCGCGACCCAACGAGGAGCTGTGGCGGGAGCTCTGCCGGAGGCTAGCGGCCGCCGGCTACGAGCGCACCGTGGCGCAGTGCCGCTCCAAGTGGAAGGCGCTCAAGCAGGCTTTCCACTCGGAGCGGGAGAGGCGCCGTCGGGCAGAACTGCGCTCGGCTCTGCTGCCGCCACACTTCCGAGCCATGAGGAGCATCTGGAAGGCGGCGGGGCAGCCCGTGTCTGGCAAACGGAGGATGCCAG TCGTGAGGAGGCTGTCGTCCAGAAGGCGAAGGTCAGCTCCTGCCCCACGCCCTCCTTCCTCACCAGAGCCACCAG AGCACGACGTTGGCAGCGACACCCCCAGCATGCTGCCGTCACCGATGCTGCAGCATGCCAATGACGAGCCAGAGAGCT cagctggtggGAAACACGTTGCTGGAGCGCCACCCACAGCCCGTGCCATGCCAC ACACCTGTTGCTGCgtctcttccctctccctcctgggtGAGTACCATGCCCCAGCTACCATGCTTGTGTGCCCTGGCGCAAGAGGTGGCTGCAGCTCACAGGCTGGGTCTGCTCTCCTTCCAAGCTGTCACACTGACCTGATGCAGAAAGGAGCTAAGGGAAAGGCCA GTTTTCCTGGTGAGACGTCCCTGGGGATGGGAAGAGGAAACCAAGTGCTgccactggctgctgcagccacaggctcccacgagacagcagccacaagtgagcagccagcagcag ATCCTCGCGTGAAAGGCTTGGTCCTGTGTCTCCAGCGTCAAGTGGTGCATGTCCTGTACACattctgtcagcagcagaaggcaTTTCTGGAGAACGTCTTCCACAACCTCGGGCAG GGTGAGTCTGGAGTGCCCTGCTGCCCCGGTGCTCTTCAGACTTCCTCGGATCCCAAAGAGAACCCTCAGCTGTCCTCTGATGGCAGGTGCGCCCCCGCCTGA
- the LOC135459485 gene encoding uncharacterized protein LOC135459485 isoform X1, with product MASRSRPNEELWRELCRRLAAAGYERTVAQCRSKWKALKQAFHSERERRRRAELRSALLPPHFRAMRSIWKAAGQPVSGKRRMPVVRRLSSRRRRSAPAPRPPSSPEPPEHDVGSDTPSMLPSPMLQHANDEPESSAGGKHVAGAPPTARAMPHTCCCVSSLSLLGEYHAPATMLVCPGARGGCSSQAGSALLPSCHTDLMQKGAKGKASFPGETSLGMGRGNQVLPLAAAATGSHETAATSEQPAAGEDASDTSLHDPRVKGLVLCLQRQVVHVLYTFCQQQKAFLENVFHNLGQGESGVPCCPGALQTSSDPKENPQLSSDGRCAPA from the exons ATGGCCTCCAGGTCGCGACCCAACGAGGAGCTGTGGCGGGAGCTCTGCCGGAGGCTAGCGGCCGCCGGCTACGAGCGCACCGTGGCGCAGTGCCGCTCCAAGTGGAAGGCGCTCAAGCAGGCTTTCCACTCGGAGCGGGAGAGGCGCCGTCGGGCAGAACTGCGCTCGGCTCTGCTGCCGCCACACTTCCGAGCCATGAGGAGCATCTGGAAGGCGGCGGGGCAGCCCGTGTCTGGCAAACGGAGGATGCCAG TCGTGAGGAGGCTGTCGTCCAGAAGGCGAAGGTCAGCTCCTGCCCCACGCCCTCCTTCCTCACCAGAGCCACCAG AGCACGACGTTGGCAGCGACACCCCCAGCATGCTGCCGTCACCGATGCTGCAGCATGCCAATGACGAGCCAGAGAGCT cagctggtggGAAACACGTTGCTGGAGCGCCACCCACAGCCCGTGCCATGCCAC ACACCTGTTGCTGCgtctcttccctctccctcctgggtGAGTACCATGCCCCAGCTACCATGCTTGTGTGCCCTGGCGCAAGAGGTGGCTGCAGCTCACAGGCTGGGTCTGCTCTCCTTCCAAGCTGTCACACTGACCTGATGCAGAAAGGAGCTAAGGGAAAGGCCA GTTTTCCTGGTGAGACGTCCCTGGGGATGGGAAGAGGAAACCAAGTGCTgccactggctgctgcagccacaggctcccacgagacagcagccacaagtgagcagccagcagcaggtgaAGATGCATCAGACACAAGCCTGCATG ATCCTCGCGTGAAAGGCTTGGTCCTGTGTCTCCAGCGTCAAGTGGTGCATGTCCTGTACACattctgtcagcagcagaaggcaTTTCTGGAGAACGTCTTCCACAACCTCGGGCAG GGTGAGTCTGGAGTGCCCTGCTGCCCCGGTGCTCTTCAGACTTCCTCGGATCCCAAAGAGAACCCTCAGCTGTCCTCTGATGGCAGGTGCGCCCCCGCCTGA
- the LOC135459485 gene encoding uncharacterized protein LOC135459485 isoform X2, which produces MASRSRPNEELWRELCRRLAAAGYERTVAQCRSKWKALKQAFHSERERRRRAELRSALLPPHFRAMRSIWKAAGQPVSGKRRMPVVRRLSSRRRRSAPAPRPPSSPEPPEHDVGSDTPSMLPSPMLQHANDEPESSGGKHVAGAPPTARAMPHTCCCVSSLSLLGEYHAPATMLVCPGARGGCSSQAGSALLPSCHTDLMQKGAKGKASFPGETSLGMGRGNQVLPLAAAATGSHETAATSEQPAAGEDASDTSLHDPRVKGLVLCLQRQVVHVLYTFCQQQKAFLENVFHNLGQGESGVPCCPGALQTSSDPKENPQLSSDGRCAPA; this is translated from the exons ATGGCCTCCAGGTCGCGACCCAACGAGGAGCTGTGGCGGGAGCTCTGCCGGAGGCTAGCGGCCGCCGGCTACGAGCGCACCGTGGCGCAGTGCCGCTCCAAGTGGAAGGCGCTCAAGCAGGCTTTCCACTCGGAGCGGGAGAGGCGCCGTCGGGCAGAACTGCGCTCGGCTCTGCTGCCGCCACACTTCCGAGCCATGAGGAGCATCTGGAAGGCGGCGGGGCAGCCCGTGTCTGGCAAACGGAGGATGCCAG TCGTGAGGAGGCTGTCGTCCAGAAGGCGAAGGTCAGCTCCTGCCCCACGCCCTCCTTCCTCACCAGAGCCACCAG AGCACGACGTTGGCAGCGACACCCCCAGCATGCTGCCGTCACCGATGCTGCAGCATGCCAATGACGAGCCAGAGAGCT ctggtggGAAACACGTTGCTGGAGCGCCACCCACAGCCCGTGCCATGCCAC ACACCTGTTGCTGCgtctcttccctctccctcctgggtGAGTACCATGCCCCAGCTACCATGCTTGTGTGCCCTGGCGCAAGAGGTGGCTGCAGCTCACAGGCTGGGTCTGCTCTCCTTCCAAGCTGTCACACTGACCTGATGCAGAAAGGAGCTAAGGGAAAGGCCA GTTTTCCTGGTGAGACGTCCCTGGGGATGGGAAGAGGAAACCAAGTGCTgccactggctgctgcagccacaggctcccacgagacagcagccacaagtgagcagccagcagcaggtgaAGATGCATCAGACACAAGCCTGCATG ATCCTCGCGTGAAAGGCTTGGTCCTGTGTCTCCAGCGTCAAGTGGTGCATGTCCTGTACACattctgtcagcagcagaaggcaTTTCTGGAGAACGTCTTCCACAACCTCGGGCAG GGTGAGTCTGGAGTGCCCTGCTGCCCCGGTGCTCTTCAGACTTCCTCGGATCCCAAAGAGAACCCTCAGCTGTCCTCTGATGGCAGGTGCGCCCCCGCCTGA